A stretch of Macadamia integrifolia cultivar HAES 741 chromosome 7, SCU_Mint_v3, whole genome shotgun sequence DNA encodes these proteins:
- the LOC122085127 gene encoding LOB domain-containing protein 36-like, producing the protein MASSSNSPCAACKFLRQKCTQECVLAPYFPPDQPTKFANVHKVFGKSNVAKILNDLNPTQREDAVNSLAYEADARLRDPVYGCVGLISILQQELRQIQFDLNNAKKELVNYMGPSGMLPFSHHHPHHQFLYPQLQQNLSSNMGPYGISPVGMGMPLLAQAQAQAQAQVQLLMRERQQQQQQMLEAQHLAAVVATREQHEMMGSYTQQQQQELVRFNGGFDGTAGSGGGDGVELSQLSIGLPSSLALVPLDNFFQIQQPQQEHPHQHQQQQNPHPQQRALSDEFKSVHPSS; encoded by the coding sequence ATGGCGTCCTCGTCCAATTCTCCGTGCGCCGCCTGCAAGTTTCTTCGGCAGAAGTGCACACAAGAATGCGTGCTTGCCCCATATTTCCCACCGGACCAGCCGACAAAGTTTGCGAACGTACACAAGGTTTTCGGCAAAAGCAACGTTGCTAAGATACTCAATGACCTGAACCCGACACAAAGAGAAGACGCGGTGAACTCCCTGGCCTACGAGGCAGACGCGAGGCTTCGAGATCCCGTTTATGGTTGTGTGGGTTTAATCTCAATCCTACAACAAGAGCTGAGGCAAatccaatttgatttgaataATGCCAAGAAGGAACTTGTTAACTACATGGGGCCATCAGGGATGCTCCCTTTCAGCCATCATCACCCACATCACCAGTTTCTGTATCCACAACTACAACAGAACCTATCTTCCAATATGGGACCCTACGGAATTTCCCCGGTGGGCATGGGTATGCCGCTGTTGGCACAAGCGCAAGCGCAAGCACAAGCACAGGTCCAGTTATTAATGAGGGAGcgacaacagcagcagcagcagatgcTGGAGGCACAACATTTAGCCGCAGTTGTAGCTACTAGAGAGCAACATGAGATGATGGGGAGCTACAcgcagcagcaacagcaggaGCTTGTCAGGTTCAATGGTGGCTTTGATGGGACTGCCGGATCTGGTGGGGGAGATGGCGTTGAGCTTAGTCAGTTGAGCATTGGGttgccttcttccttggctttggtTCCATTAGACAATTTCTTTCAGATCCAACAACCGCAACAAGAGCATCCGCATcagcatcaacaacaacaaaatccaCACCCGCAGCAGAGAGCTCTGAGCGATGAGTTTAAGAGCGTTCATCCGTCTTCTTAA